The proteins below are encoded in one region of Populus alba chromosome 2, ASM523922v2, whole genome shotgun sequence:
- the LOC118042692 gene encoding late embryogenesis abundant protein At1g64065 translates to MTRMRGFKICCGVTTIFIIILIAIFTTLALTLFKPKNPSIIANPVGLENIQFGGSPNVTLNVTLGMVVTIDNPNYGSFKFTNSTTYLDYHGVIIAEVPIPTDLIPAHSKVNIITSVDLMADELIQNPHFLQDLIAGRFNFVSISSLHCQPQRQLSVF, encoded by the coding sequence ATGACTCGGATGAGAGGCTTCAAGATTTGTTGTGGTGTGACGACaattttcatcatcattctcATTGCTATTTTCACAACCTTAGCACTTACATTATTTAAGCCTAAAAATCCCAGTATCATAGCCAACCCTGTTGGTCTTGAGAACATCCAATTCGGTGGCTCTCCAAATGTGACACTGAACGTCACCCTAGGCATGGTTGTCACCATTGACAATCCTAATTATGGGAGCTTCAAGTTCACCAACAGCACAACTTATCTTGATTACCATGGAGTCATTATAGCAGAAGTTCCAATTCCAACAGACTTGATCCCAGCACATTCCAAGGTTAACATCATTACTTCTGTTGATCTTATGGCCGATGAGTTGATACAAAATCCTCATTTCTTGCAAGATCTTATAGCTGGGAGATTTAACTTCGTATCCATATCTTCTTTACATTGCCAGCCCCAGCGCCAATTGTCCGTGTTCTAG
- the LOC118042672 gene encoding uncharacterized protein: MLRFKEFWTRKTLVALGLGQFLSLLITSTGFSSSELARRGINAPTSQSFLNYVFLAIVYGSIMLYRKQALKAKWYYYAILSLVDVEANFLVVKAYQYTSITSVMLLDCWSIPSVMVLTWFFLSTKYRLKKIAGVVVCVAGLVMVVFSDVHTSDRSGGSNPRKGDALVIAGATLYAISNVSEEFLVKNADRVELMSLLGFFGAIISAIQISILERNEVKSIHWSAGAALPFFGFSVAMFLFYSLVPILLKISGSTMLNLSLLTSDMWAVVIRIFAYHEKVDWMYFVAFAAVAVGLIVYSGGDKEEDQHHADAGDEDAERSKHFDEEACSGNRGQKTIPGSSKTRDSSKHDLASTSIADEQDIESKNVGKDVWRKKS; the protein is encoded by the exons ATGTTGAGATTTAAGGAGTTTTGGACGAGGAAAACATTGGTGGCCCTTGGTTTGGGAcagtttctctctctcctcattACTTCTACTGGATTTTCATCCTCTGAACTTGCTAGAAGAG GAATTAATGCACCAACTTCTCAGTCCTTTCTAAACTACGTCTTCTTGGCCATTGTTTATGGAAGTATTATGCTTTATCGGAAGCAAGCACTTAAG GCAAAATGGTACTACTATGCTATTCTTTCATTGGTCGATGTAGAAGCCAATTTTCTTG TGGTGAAGGCCTATCAATACACATCAATCACAAGTGTCATGCTGCTGGACTGTTGGTCAATCCCTTCTGTTATGGTTCTTACATGGTTTTTCTTGAGCACAAAGTACAGATTGAAGAAAATAGCTGGAGTAGTTGTTTGTGTTGCAGGCcttgttatggttgttttttcagATGTTCACACTAGTGATCGATCAG GTGGGAGCAACCCTCGTAAAGGAGATGCTCTTGTTATTGCTGGGGCAACGCTGTATGCTATCAGTAATGTCAGTGAG GAGTTTCTTGTAAAAAATGCTGATAGAGTTGAGCTCATGTCGCTTCTGGGCTTTTTTGGTGCCATAATCAGTGCCATTCAAAT AAGTATTCTGGAGCGCAACGAAGTTAAATCCATTCACTGGTCAGCTGGGGCA GCTCTTccgttttttggattttcagtGGCAATGTTTCTGTTCTACTCTTTAGTCCCGATCTTGCTTAAG ATTAGTGGTTCCACGATGCTCAACTTGTCTTTGCTGACATCAGACATGTGGGCTGTTGTGATTCGCATCTTTGCTTATCATGAGAAG GTTGATTGGATGTACTTTGTGGCCTTTGCTGCCGTTGCTGTTGGGTTGATCGTTTATTCTGG GGGTGACAAGGAAGAGGATCAACACCATGCTGATGCTGGCGATGAAGATGCAGAAAGAAGTAAACATTTCGACGAGGAGGCTTGTTCTGGAAACCGTGGTCAAAAAACTATCCCTGGGAGCTCAAAAACCAGGGATAGTAGTAAGCATGATCTTGCTAGCACCAGCATTGCAGATGAGCAAGACATTGAGAGCAAGAATGTGGGAAAAGATGTGTGGAGGAAGAAATCATAA